In one Marinitoga hydrogenitolerans DSM 16785 genomic region, the following are encoded:
- a CDS encoding sensor domain-containing diguanylate cyclase: protein MNKNIKSILFEKYFESEKIGVLIISDWKMLYMNDSFKELSKLFGLNVDKISPLDIYRNYNKYLMENSELIELKGLIDHIKIFNHSNTGTNAFFKDIMEFNGRYLEFNFEGLIIEDKKYYFITVLDMTNEIKLLDYKYLSISKKISELSFKELSKANFDSRKIYIKIFNLLKDFNIVAEMVVATLKNDNQIHIEFGIIDKINLSGKIYDRKSKSLTAYVIDKNKKIYIPNSLDYVLPDGYKIHHVGDAKPYSVFGVPLRDENNKAYGAILYERPNIHNFSKLELTLLDEVTYAIQSVIRFSKLYGELHREKERYYEMSIKDHLTKAYNRTFMEEYLKKSYEKIKRYDEDIVLSFIDIDNFKMINDKFGHDYGDMCLTIFSEAVFENIRESDIFTRYGGDEFVIIFPNTTMKKASNVMRRIRKVLNKLEEPIEISYGIMKINKNITLKDNINRVDKLMYEMKRIKNTGTK from the coding sequence ATGAATAAAAATATAAAAAGTATTTTATTTGAAAAATATTTTGAAAGTGAAAAAATAGGAGTTTTAATAATTAGTGATTGGAAAATGCTATATATGAATGACTCTTTTAAAGAGTTATCTAAATTGTTTGGGTTAAATGTGGATAAAATATCTCCGCTTGATATTTATAGAAATTATAATAAATATTTAATGGAAAATAGCGAATTAATAGAATTAAAAGGTTTGATTGATCATATAAAGATATTTAATCACTCAAATACAGGAACGAACGCTTTTTTTAAAGATATAATGGAATTTAATGGAAGATACCTAGAATTTAATTTTGAAGGATTAATTATTGAGGATAAAAAATATTATTTTATTACAGTTTTAGATATGACTAATGAAATAAAATTACTTGATTATAAATATTTATCTATATCTAAAAAAATAAGTGAGTTAAGTTTTAAAGAATTGTCAAAAGCCAATTTTGATAGTAGAAAAATATATATAAAAATCTTTAATCTTTTAAAAGATTTTAATATTGTTGCGGAAATGGTTGTAGCCACTTTAAAAAACGATAACCAAATTCATATTGAATTTGGAATTATTGACAAAATAAATTTATCAGGGAAAATTTATGACAGAAAAAGTAAAAGTTTAACAGCATATGTTATAGATAAAAATAAAAAAATTTATATTCCAAATTCACTTGATTATGTTTTACCTGATGGGTATAAGATACACCATGTTGGAGATGCTAAGCCATATAGTGTTTTTGGAGTTCCGTTAAGAGATGAAAATAATAAAGCTTATGGTGCGATATTATATGAAAGACCAAATATTCATAATTTTTCTAAATTGGAACTTACGCTATTAGATGAAGTAACTTATGCAATTCAGTCTGTGATAAGATTTAGCAAATTATATGGAGAATTGCATAGAGAAAAGGAAAGATATTATGAAATGTCCATAAAGGATCATTTAACAAAAGCATATAATAGAACATTTATGGAAGAATATTTAAAAAAATCTTATGAAAAAATAAAACGATATGACGAAGATATAGTTTTAAGTTTTATAGATATAGATAATTTTAAAATGATCAATGATAAATTTGGACATGATTATGGAGATATGTGTTTAACAATATTTTCGGAAGCAGTCTTTGAAAATATTAGAGAATCAGATATTTTTACAAGATATGGTGGAGATGAGTTCGTTATAATATTTCCTAATACTACAATGAAAAAAGCCAGTAATGTAATGCGGAGAATAAGGAAGGTATTGAATAAATTAGAAGAACCTATAGAAATTTCCTATGGTATAATGAAAATTAACAAAAATATAACATTAAAAGATAATATAAATAGAGTTGATAAATTAATGTATGAAATGAAAAGAATAAAAAACACCGGGACAAAATAA
- a CDS encoding GGDEF domain-containing protein — MNKKSLKDLLFNNVFVIMLVLALIMILITVLSTNIFFKKLYNSTIKQSVIALSRYFNDNFKYLDYYSVEYGKKVEKLLDEMYSVYTKGNFFSEYKRFKSEKLTEYPMIRDINYYIISKDGIIIQTDYQKDLNLNLAQRIPNYWKVLNTRLVKESKFIEKISFEIKTNYPRIYGYRLMDNGNIFEIGVLFDERAIPKFYKGIDSISFNFIEGIYSYNTSFIPYSSEYPLLDKEEKDIFNELDASKDFTQNFIVKELSNGKRVYIYLKWQPENGYPLVSLTKIILDFSDLVKTKNYIIFISLILIGLFVFIFTLYINYNALKVEKPLLKLIKDIENGKVEEIETNIIEIDTLIKYYSHLVSTLVKKLEEEENELINLKKKFEMIEKERDVLYDMALKDELTKFFNKKGSMKIFQRIISNKESFCVVYINLDNYNNVLERMGENVADDMIITLSEIIKKTIRDRDFVFRISEDEFLVLIRYVNLEISQKILKRLVDFVKKFNITTDKDYKISISYGLLEYKGQSVEKIYIEAKKKMEEMKEKKKELLRKLKNNKE, encoded by the coding sequence TTGAATAAAAAAAGTTTAAAGGATTTATTGTTTAATAATGTATTTGTTATTATGCTGGTTTTAGCGCTAATAATGATTTTGATTACTGTGTTATCAACTAATATATTTTTTAAAAAATTATACAATTCTACTATAAAGCAATCTGTGATAGCTCTTTCGAGATATTTTAATGATAATTTTAAATATTTAGATTATTATAGTGTGGAATATGGAAAAAAGGTTGAAAAATTATTAGATGAAATGTATTCTGTTTATACAAAGGGTAATTTTTTTTCTGAGTATAAAAGGTTTAAGTCTGAAAAACTTACTGAATATCCAATGATTAGAGATATAAATTATTATATAATTAGCAAAGATGGGATAATTATACAAACAGATTATCAAAAGGATTTAAATCTAAATTTAGCTCAAAGGATTCCAAATTATTGGAAAGTATTAAATACGAGATTAGTTAAAGAATCTAAGTTTATTGAAAAAATATCTTTTGAAATAAAAACAAATTATCCAAGAATATATGGATATAGATTAATGGATAATGGTAATATTTTTGAAATAGGCGTATTGTTTGATGAGAGAGCAATCCCGAAATTTTATAAAGGTATAGATTCGATAAGCTTTAATTTCATTGAAGGAATATATAGTTATAACACATCTTTTATACCGTATTCTTCAGAATATCCGCTTTTAGATAAAGAAGAAAAGGATATTTTTAATGAATTAGACGCATCAAAGGACTTTACCCAAAACTTTATTGTAAAAGAACTTTCTAATGGTAAAAGAGTATATATATATTTGAAATGGCAGCCGGAAAATGGTTATCCTTTAGTTTCTTTGACTAAAATAATTCTTGATTTTTCTGATTTAGTTAAGACTAAAAATTATATAATTTTTATATCTTTGATTTTAATTGGTTTATTTGTTTTTATTTTTACACTATATATTAATTATAATGCGTTAAAAGTTGAAAAGCCATTATTGAAATTAATAAAAGATATTGAAAATGGTAAGGTAGAAGAAATAGAAACAAACATCATAGAAATAGACACATTGATAAAATATTATTCACATCTTGTTTCAACTCTGGTTAAAAAACTTGAAGAAGAAGAAAATGAATTAATTAATTTAAAAAAGAAATTTGAGATGATTGAAAAGGAAAGAGACGTGTTATATGATATGGCTTTAAAAGATGAATTAACAAAGTTTTTTAATAAGAAAGGTTCTATGAAAATCTTTCAAAGAATAATAAGCAATAAAGAAAGTTTTTGTGTAGTATATATTAATTTAGACAATTATAATAATGTTTTGGAAAGAATGGGGGAAAATGTTGCAGATGATATGATTATAACTTTGTCTGAAATAATAAAAAAGACAATTAGAGATAGAGACTTTGTATTTAGAATTAGTGAAGATGAGTTTTTGGTTTTAATAAGATATGTTAATTTGGAAATATCACAAAAAATCTTGAAAAGACTTGTTGATTTTGTAAAGAAGTTTAATATAACAACAGATAAAGATTATAAGATTTCAATTAGTTATGGCCTTTTAGAATATAAGGGTCAAAGTGTAGAAAAAATATATATAGAGGCGAAAAAAAAGATGGAAGAGATGAAGGAAAAGAAAAAAGAACTTTTAAGAAAATTAAAAAATAATAAGGAGTAA
- a CDS encoding trigger factor, whose translation MQKEIISEEKNVKRYLVKFDKKDIDNAENQIVRELNQRYTFHGFRKGKVPKKVMKIKFGEDFAEMVREILIEKVEDEFKDAKVLFGPYIESFALDSDSAEVEVLIHEHPEVVSTKFEELKVEVPTEKEIVEKFVEDRIKDLLEENPILEEKEEPAEIGDLVKVKYTVLNEEGKELFKDKESEYVLYEEDKRPMVTDLIGKKKGDYVEINREFEDKKYLYQITVEGVFKRIVPELTDDIAKTLDAEINSVLELKEKLSKEGAESFKVWKDDYIKNYVLAELHKYVEVDVSDETIDDFVNKTLERVKQNGKYEEEVEKHGGEEAYINELKEQALKSIKEMTIINKIADENDIKVEEKELSDSVHSFAQMYRIPYDKAREIIYSNAEILGNLMWDILSKKVAEYIAEKVQVIEVEDFEEKQKEKEEKEEN comes from the coding sequence ATGCAAAAAGAAATTATATCAGAAGAAAAAAATGTAAAAAGATATTTGGTAAAATTTGATAAAAAGGATATCGACAACGCTGAAAACCAGATAGTTAGAGAATTAAATCAAAGGTATACTTTTCATGGATTCAGAAAGGGTAAAGTTCCTAAAAAGGTTATGAAAATTAAATTTGGTGAGGATTTTGCTGAAATGGTTAGAGAAATTTTAATCGAAAAAGTTGAAGATGAATTCAAAGATGCTAAAGTTTTGTTTGGGCCATATATAGAATCTTTTGCTTTGGATAGCGATTCTGCAGAAGTTGAAGTATTAATACACGAACATCCAGAAGTTGTTTCTACAAAATTCGAAGAATTAAAAGTTGAAGTTCCGACTGAAAAAGAAATTGTGGAAAAATTTGTTGAAGATAGAATAAAAGATTTATTAGAAGAAAATCCTATTTTAGAAGAAAAGGAAGAACCTGCTGAAATTGGCGACTTGGTAAAAGTAAAATATACAGTTTTAAATGAAGAAGGTAAAGAATTATTCAAAGATAAAGAAAGCGAATATGTGTTATACGAAGAAGATAAAAGACCTATGGTTACAGATTTAATAGGTAAGAAAAAAGGAGATTATGTTGAAATAAATAGAGAATTTGAAGATAAAAAATATTTATATCAAATAACAGTAGAAGGTGTATTTAAAAGAATTGTTCCTGAATTAACTGATGATATTGCTAAAACATTAGATGCTGAAATAAATTCTGTACTTGAATTAAAAGAGAAATTATCTAAAGAAGGAGCAGAATCATTTAAAGTATGGAAAGATGATTATATAAAAAATTATGTTTTAGCTGAATTACACAAGTATGTTGAAGTTGACGTATCAGATGAAACTATTGATGATTTTGTTAATAAAACATTAGAAAGAGTAAAACAAAACGGGAAATACGAAGAAGAAGTTGAAAAACATGGTGGAGAAGAAGCTTACATAAATGAATTAAAAGAACAAGCTTTAAAATCCATTAAAGAAATGACTATTATAAATAAAATTGCAGATGAAAATGATATAAAAGTAGAAGAAAAAGAATTAAGCGATTCTGTCCATTCATTTGCTCAAATGTATAGAATCCCCTATGATAAAGCAAGAGAAATTATCTACTCGAATGCGGAAATATTAGGAAACTTAATGTGGGATATTTTAAGTAAAAAAGTTGCCGAATATATTGCGGAAAAAGTTCAAGTAATTGAAGTTGAAGATTTTGAAGAAAAACAAAAAGAGAAAGAAGAAAAAGAAGAAAATTAA
- the ispE gene encoding 4-(cytidine 5'-diphospho)-2-C-methyl-D-erythritol kinase: MLLKAYAKVNLFLDVIEKRVDNYHNILTLFQSIPLYDEMNIEFAEKEIFTSSPELKFSWNNNLIKKAIDTFKSLTEYSFNLKIHLNKKLPEGGGIGGGSADAAAVLRFLKVEYNISDNDIIEIGAKVGGDVPFLIFGGTAIAEGIGDKLTFLEPLKLNFEFNFPGIHISTPEMYNEIDKNWSKLTKFGNPMKLYEGLKERDYIKVKENTFNIFEQVVFPKYPKLKRIKENMDKNSIISLMSGSGSTIFSIQYI, translated from the coding sequence ATGCTTTTAAAAGCTTATGCGAAGGTTAATCTCTTTTTAGATGTTATAGAAAAACGAGTCGATAACTATCATAATATTCTAACTCTTTTCCAAAGTATTCCCTTATATGATGAAATGAATATTGAATTTGCTGAAAAAGAAATATTTACATCTTCTCCTGAATTAAAATTCTCCTGGAATAATAACTTGATAAAAAAAGCAATAGACACCTTTAAAAGTTTAACAGAATATAGTTTTAATTTAAAAATACACTTAAACAAAAAATTGCCAGAAGGCGGAGGCATCGGCGGCGGAAGCGCTGATGCTGCCGCTGTTTTAAGATTTTTAAAAGTTGAATATAATATCTCTGATAATGATATTATTGAAATTGGTGCAAAGGTTGGAGGAGATGTTCCATTTTTAATTTTTGGTGGTACTGCTATTGCCGAAGGGATTGGTGATAAACTAACTTTTTTAGAACCTCTAAAATTAAATTTTGAATTTAACTTTCCTGGCATTCATATATCTACACCAGAAATGTATAATGAAATAGATAAAAATTGGAGTAAATTAACAAAATTCGGCAATCCAATGAAATTATATGAAGGATTAAAAGAAAGAGATTATATAAAAGTAAAAGAAAATACATTTAATATCTTTGAGCAGGTGGTTTTTCCAAAATATCCAAAATTAAAAAGAATTAAAGAAAATATGGATAAAAACTCTATTATTTCTTTAATGAGTGGGTCTGGTAGCACTATATTTTCAATACAATATATATAA
- the hslV gene encoding ATP-dependent protease subunit HslV, whose translation MEFRGTTIVGIRKNGKTVIAGDGQITLGNTIFKGTARKVRRLGEGKVIAGFAGSVADALALFERFEIKYRANAGNLLKAAVELSKDWRTDKVLRKLEAMLLVGDKDHLLLISGNGEVIEPEENVMAIGSGGPYALAAAKALLQNTDLDAKEIAEKSLKIAGEICIYTNQNITVEVIG comes from the coding sequence ATGGAATTTAGAGGAACCACAATAGTTGGAATAAGAAAAAACGGAAAAACCGTAATCGCTGGCGATGGACAAATAACGCTTGGAAATACTATTTTTAAAGGAACTGCCAGAAAAGTTAGAAGACTTGGAGAAGGTAAAGTTATTGCTGGATTTGCTGGCTCAGTCGCTGATGCTTTAGCACTTTTTGAAAGATTTGAAATAAAATATAGAGCAAATGCTGGAAACTTATTAAAAGCTGCAGTAGAATTATCAAAGGATTGGAGAACAGATAAAGTTTTAAGAAAATTAGAAGCTATGCTTTTAGTTGGTGATAAAGATCATTTATTATTAATCTCTGGTAATGGTGAAGTTATTGAGCCAGAAGAAAATGTTATGGCTATAGGTTCTGGAGGTCCATATGCTCTAGCCGCTGCAAAAGCATTATTGCAAAACACTGATTTAGATGCAAAAGAAATCGCTGAAAAATCATTAAAAATAGCCGGAGAAATTTGTATATATACAAATCAAAATATTACTGTGGAGGTTATTGGATGA
- a CDS encoding NUDIX domain-containing protein, with the protein MKEKVWVIDNEILNGINFYNGFTIVEQNILEKIFKNGYFIDRVLAENDESKKQIIPYVVIKNEKNEILVVQRTQKQTEKRLHNLYSVGIGGHINPIDKNENPELTFYNGLNRELNEELDIENLNSLEYVGLILDNSTEVSRVHLGVLFIAYVTNADIKEKENFKELWLKETEFKKFNGEFEGWSKIALRALEVI; encoded by the coding sequence ATGAAAGAAAAAGTTTGGGTAATTGACAATGAAATATTAAATGGTATAAATTTTTATAATGGTTTTACAATTGTTGAGCAAAATATTTTAGAAAAAATATTTAAAAATGGATATTTTATCGACAGAGTTTTAGCAGAAAATGACGAATCAAAAAAACAAATTATACCATATGTTGTAATAAAAAATGAAAAAAATGAAATTTTAGTAGTTCAAAGAACACAAAAACAAACAGAAAAAAGATTACACAATTTATATAGCGTTGGAATAGGAGGACATATCAATCCAATAGATAAAAACGAAAATCCAGAATTAACATTTTATAACGGATTAAATAGAGAATTAAATGAAGAATTAGATATAGAAAATTTAAACTCATTAGAATACGTTGGGCTTATTTTAGATAATTCTACAGAAGTTTCAAGGGTTCATCTTGGTGTTTTATTTATTGCGTATGTTACAAATGCTGATATTAAAGAAAAAGAAAACTTCAAAGAACTTTGGTTAAAAGAAACAGAGTTTAAAAAATTCAATGGAGAATTCGAGGGATGGTCAAAAATAGCATTAAGAGCCTTAGAGGTGATTTAA
- a CDS encoding Tex family protein, whose protein sequence is MNIIEAITSELKVKTWQVKNTIELLNNGNTIPFISRYRKEATGNLTEEEVRKISELFQYYTELEKRKESVLKSIEEQGKLTEDLKNKILNAIKLSEVEDLYLPYKKRKKTKADIAIENGLEPFAQKILLQEVKDINKEAENFINEKITSTKEALDGVKYIIGQYFAHNERIRKTLRNDLLKYGYIESNKKKKYIEEKTKYDMYHEFSQKISKIPNYRVLSLNRGEKDGILSVKLTIDDKYIEKLYNFYLTKFEENNKIIKEGLDYGFKNMLFPSISNEVRNILTQRAEEKSIELFSKNLKELLLTPPLKNKRVLAIDPGYRTGCKVVALDESGKFLENNTIYPVPPQNDFENAEKIVLYLIKKYNLNLIVIGNGTASRETQKFIVDTIKKHNLNLKYIFADESGASVYSASKLAVKEFPDLDVTVRGAISIGRRIQDPLAEFVKIDPKSLGVGQYQHDMNQKLLKEKLENTVEHVVNLVGVNLNTASSALLQYISGITPKLAENIVKYREKNGPFKERKELLKVKGFGEKAFEQSAGFLRIFDGNNPLEVTGIHPESYEKTEELLNFLGFKKEDILDNEKLNSIREKLNTINIQELSKKLEIGEYTLKDIISELQKPGRDLRDELPQPLLYEDVLTFDDLKIGMILQGRVTNITDFGAFVDLGIKENGLIHKSNVSEKFIKHPSEVLGINQIVTVEILDIDKDLKRINLKLRS, encoded by the coding sequence ATGAACATAATTGAAGCAATTACTTCTGAATTAAAAGTTAAAACTTGGCAGGTAAAAAATACTATTGAATTATTAAATAATGGAAACACTATTCCATTTATTAGCCGATATAGAAAAGAAGCTACGGGAAATTTAACAGAAGAAGAAGTAAGAAAAATTTCAGAATTATTCCAATACTATACAGAATTAGAAAAGAGAAAAGAAAGTGTATTAAAATCTATCGAGGAACAGGGAAAACTTACAGAAGATTTAAAAAATAAAATATTAAATGCAATAAAATTAAGTGAGGTTGAAGATCTTTATTTACCTTATAAAAAAAGAAAGAAAACAAAAGCTGATATTGCTATTGAAAATGGATTAGAACCCTTTGCACAAAAAATATTATTACAGGAAGTCAAAGATATAAACAAAGAAGCTGAAAATTTTATTAATGAAAAGATTACTTCAACCAAAGAAGCTTTAGATGGTGTAAAATATATAATAGGTCAATATTTTGCACATAACGAAAGAATAAGAAAAACTTTAAGAAATGACCTTTTAAAATATGGATATATTGAAAGTAACAAAAAGAAAAAATATATTGAAGAAAAAACAAAATACGATATGTATCATGAATTTTCTCAAAAAATATCCAAAATCCCAAATTATAGAGTTTTATCCTTAAACAGAGGAGAAAAGGATGGCATTTTAAGTGTTAAATTAACTATTGATGATAAGTATATTGAAAAACTTTATAACTTTTATTTAACTAAATTTGAGGAAAATAATAAAATAATAAAAGAAGGTTTAGACTATGGTTTTAAAAATATGTTATTTCCTTCCATTTCAAATGAAGTAAGAAATATTTTAACTCAAAGGGCCGAAGAAAAATCCATTGAATTATTTTCTAAAAATCTAAAAGAATTATTGCTTACTCCTCCTTTAAAAAACAAAAGAGTTTTAGCTATAGACCCAGGATATAGAACTGGATGTAAAGTTGTAGCATTAGATGAATCTGGTAAATTCTTAGAAAATAATACAATCTATCCTGTTCCTCCACAAAATGATTTTGAAAATGCCGAAAAAATTGTTTTGTATTTAATAAAAAAATATAATTTAAATTTAATTGTCATTGGAAACGGTACTGCTTCAAGGGAAACACAAAAATTTATAGTAGATACAATTAAAAAACATAATTTAAATTTAAAATATATCTTTGCAGATGAATCTGGTGCTTCAGTATATTCCGCTTCAAAATTAGCCGTAAAAGAATTTCCAGATTTAGACGTCACTGTAAGAGGGGCTATTAGTATTGGTAGAAGAATACAAGATCCTTTAGCAGAATTTGTAAAAATAGACCCAAAATCTTTAGGAGTAGGACAATATCAACATGATATGAATCAAAAATTATTAAAAGAAAAGCTTGAAAATACCGTTGAACATGTTGTTAACCTCGTTGGAGTTAATTTAAACACAGCATCTTCTGCTTTATTACAATATATTTCTGGTATTACACCAAAATTAGCTGAAAATATTGTTAAATATCGTGAAAAAAATGGACCTTTTAAAGAACGAAAAGAATTGCTAAAAGTTAAAGGTTTTGGCGAAAAAGCTTTTGAACAATCTGCAGGTTTTTTAAGAATTTTTGATGGAAATAATCCTTTAGAAGTAACAGGTATACATCCAGAAAGTTATGAAAAAACTGAAGAATTGTTGAATTTTTTAGGTTTCAAAAAAGAAGATATACTAGATAACGAAAAATTAAATTCGATAAGAGAAAAGTTAAATACTATAAATATTCAAGAATTATCCAAAAAATTAGAAATAGGTGAATATACATTAAAGGATATTATTTCTGAATTACAAAAACCTGGGAGAGATTTAAGAGATGAATTACCTCAACCATTGTTATATGAAGATGTTTTAACCTTCGATGATTTAAAAATAGGCATGATTTTGCAAGGAAGAGTTACAAATATAACAGATTTTGGAGCTTTTGTTGATCTTGGTATTAAAGAAAATGGATTAATACATAAATCAAATGTTTCTGAGAAGTTCATAAAACATCCTTCTGAGGTTTTAGGTATAAATCAGATAGTAACTGTAGAAATCTTAGATATAGATAAAGATTTGAAAAGAATTAATTTAAAGTTGAGATCATAA
- the purB gene encoding adenylosuccinate lyase has protein sequence MIERYSLSPMKELWSEEKKYKRWLEIELSVVEAFEEKRLAPKGTAKKLREQAKINVNKILEIESVVDHDVIAFIKSITDNMGDEARYFHKGLTSSDIVDTAWSLGLKRAGEIILEEMKKLSQILKEKAIKYKYLYTVGRSHGVHAEPTSFGLKMLSYLAELERNIKRFEISIENISYGKLSGAVGNYANIDPEIEKIALNKLGLKPETVATQVVPRDRHAEFLSSLALIGAGIERIAIEIRHLQKTEVLEAQEPFKKGQRGSSAMPHKKNPILCERLTGMARMLRSYTVAGYENIALWHERDISHSSVERVFLPDATLIAFYMVKKVQYLIDNLIVNEDRIKETFEKSYNLVYSQRVLLSLIDKGLSREESYKFVQKYALKAWEERKDFKKILWEENKIKELFTREDFENIFTPDYYLRNIDAIYKRFNLK, from the coding sequence ATGATTGAAAGATACTCTTTATCCCCGATGAAAGAATTATGGAGTGAAGAAAAAAAATATAAACGTTGGTTAGAAATAGAATTATCAGTGGTAGAAGCTTTTGAAGAAAAAAGGTTAGCGCCTAAAGGTACAGCAAAAAAATTAAGAGAACAGGCAAAAATAAATGTGAATAAAATTTTAGAAATTGAAAGTGTAGTAGATCATGATGTAATTGCATTTATTAAATCAATTACAGACAATATGGGAGATGAGGCTAGATACTTTCATAAAGGATTAACTTCTTCTGATATAGTAGATACAGCATGGTCTTTGGGTTTAAAAAGAGCAGGAGAAATAATATTAGAAGAGATGAAAAAATTATCCCAGATTCTAAAAGAAAAAGCTATAAAATACAAATATTTATATACAGTAGGAAGATCTCATGGCGTTCATGCTGAACCGACATCATTTGGTTTAAAAATGTTGTCATATCTTGCTGAATTGGAGAGAAATATAAAACGATTTGAAATATCTATTGAAAATATATCTTATGGGAAATTAAGTGGGGCAGTAGGAAATTATGCAAATATAGATCCAGAAATAGAAAAAATAGCATTAAATAAATTAGGATTAAAACCAGAAACAGTAGCAACACAAGTTGTTCCAAGGGATAGACATGCAGAATTTTTATCTTCATTAGCGTTAATTGGTGCTGGGATTGAAAGAATTGCAATTGAAATTAGACATTTACAAAAAACAGAAGTATTAGAAGCTCAAGAACCATTTAAAAAAGGTCAAAGAGGTTCTTCAGCAATGCCTCATAAAAAGAATCCTATATTATGTGAAAGATTAACAGGAATGGCGAGAATGTTGCGAAGCTACACTGTTGCCGGATATGAAAATATAGCCTTGTGGCATGAAAGAGATATATCTCATTCTTCTGTGGAAAGAGTATTTTTACCAGATGCAACATTAATTGCATTTTATATGGTCAAAAAAGTTCAATATCTTATAGATAATCTAATTGTGAATGAAGATAGAATAAAAGAAACATTTGAAAAGTCATATAATCTTGTATATTCCCAGAGAGTATTGCTATCATTAATAGATAAAGGGCTAAGCCGTGAAGAAAGCTATAAATTTGTTCAAAAATATGCATTAAAAGCATGGGAAGAAAGAAAAGACTTTAAAAAAATATTATGGGAAGAAAATAAAATAAAAGAGCTATTTACACGTGAAGACTTTGAAAATATATTTACTCCGGATTATTATTTGAGAAATATTGATGCAATATATAAAAGATTCAATTTAAAATAA
- a CDS encoding MBL fold metallo-hydrolase, translated as MDIIPFYKKNNIKVYLFIMPPFGVNTYLIISKKSLIIVDPGKGSKEFFDSLNLFNINNFDYKGIIITHTHYDHIVGVKEFEGFRIMVPEKDKEGIIDESKNLSYLFGENFNMNIKFATIYEGYYNFGDLKFLASYYPGHTPGSMIYDFGEFIFTGDFIFCDSIGRTDLPYGDEEAMFESLKNFNEYIKSKKDSTIIMPGHMEVCTLKELKDTNIFLKYGGKK; from the coding sequence ATGGATATAATTCCTTTTTATAAAAAAAATAATATAAAAGTTTATTTGTTTATTATGCCTCCTTTTGGAGTTAATACATATCTTATAATTTCAAAAAAATCATTGATAATTGTGGATCCAGGTAAAGGTAGTAAAGAATTTTTTGATTCTTTAAATTTATTTAATATTAATAACTTTGATTATAAAGGGATAATAATAACACATACTCATTATGATCATATTGTTGGGGTAAAAGAATTTGAAGGGTTTCGAATAATGGTGCCTGAGAAGGATAAAGAGGGTATAATAGATGAGTCTAAAAATTTAAGTTATTTATTTGGTGAAAATTTTAATATGAATATAAAATTTGCAACAATATATGAAGGTTACTATAATTTTGGAGATTTGAAATTTTTGGCATCATATTATCCAGGCCACACACCGGGTTCTATGATTTATGATTTTGGAGAATTTATTTTTACTGGTGATTTTATATTTTGTGACTCTATTGGCAGAACAGATTTACCTTATGGAGATGAAGAAGCTATGTTTGAATCTTTAAAAAATTTTAATGAATATATTAAATCTAAAAAAGATAGCACAATTATAATGCCTGGACATATGGAAGTCTGTACTTTGAAAGAATTAAAAGACACTAATATCTTTTTAAAATATGGAGGTAAAAAATGA